GCCCACGATGAGGGCCAGAGGCCCGAAGAGGCCATGGAGTCCCGTGAAGTCTTCCAGAGAAAAGCAACCCCGATGAGGGCCAGAGGCCCGAAGAGGCCATGGAGTCACGTGAAGTCCTCGAGAGAAAAGCAACCCCTGTGACCACGCAGCGGAAGTTCGTGGCGGGCGGCCTCGTCATCGTCGCCGCCCTCGGCTACTTGATCTGGTCCGGCGTGAGCCAATCCGTGGTTTACTTCGTGACGCCGAGCGAGCTCCTGGCCGCGCCGGTCGCCAACAAGACCTACCGGCTGGGCGGGATGGTGCTGCCGGGCTCGCTCAAGTGGGAGGCGAAGAGCCTCAGCCTTTCCTTCACCCTCTCGGACGGCAAGGGGCAGGTCTCCGTCAGGCACCGCGGGGCGCCTCCGGACCTCTTCGCCGAGGGCCGCGGCGCCGTGGTCGAGGGCTCCTGGGCGCGCGAGGGATATTTCCAGGCCTCGCTCATCCTGGCCAAGCACTCGGAGGAGTACAAGGCACCCCATGACGGCGCCGACCCCGGCTACAAAGAGCTGCTTCGCACGTTGAGACGCGAGCAGCGTACCGACGAGAAAGCGCCCCGATGAGGGCCATAGGCCCGAAGAGGCCACGGAGTTACGTGATGGCCCCGGAGACAGGCAAACTTAGTGATTCCTGAGCTGGGATATGCGGCCACGGTGGTCGCCTTCGT
The Candidatus Methylomirabilota bacterium genome window above contains:
- a CDS encoding cytochrome c maturation protein CcmE, with the protein product MTTQRKFVAGGLVIVAALGYLIWSGVSQSVVYFVTPSELLAAPVANKTYRLGGMVLPGSLKWEAKSLSLSFTLSDGKGQVSVRHRGAPPDLFAEGRGAVVEGSWAREGYFQASLILAKHSEEYKAPHDGADPGYKELLRTLRREQRTDEKAPR